The region GTTTTGTCTTTTTGCTAGTTTTGCTGTATTTAGACTGATTTTTTCTTCTAACTCTTTTTTGTTTAGTTTTCCATCTAAATAATCAAGGGTTTCAATAATACCAATGGAACTCATACAATTTGGCTCTCTTGTGTATTTACCTTCTAAATAGATTACTTCATCGATAACACCGTCTTTTATCATCTGATTAGTTCTTAAAGCTATTCTTTCACGAAGTTTTTCCCTATCCCAAACTATTTCAAATATCTTTAAATCTTTTGCAACAGGCTCTTTTGGGTTTAGTTCAAAGTATTTTGATGGAGCCATTCCACTTTGTTTATAGATAGAAAAAGCTTTTCTAATACGATAAGAATCATTTGAAGAGATTTTTTCCATATACTCTTTATCTAAGTTGTATAACATCTCATAAGTTTCTTGCTCAGAACTCTCAAGTGGAAACTCTTTTTCAATACCTGTTGATAAACCTTCTATTAAAGCTTTTAGATAGAACCCTGTTCCTCCTACAATAATAAGATTATTGTTATTGTTTTTTGCATACTCTTTTGCATCTTTGTATGTTTGGATAAACTGGATTACATCAAAGTTTTCATTTGGATACACTTCATCTATACCAAAATGTTTTATATCACCTCTTTCCTCTTTTGTAGGCTTTGCTGAGGCTATATCTATCTCTTTGTAAACTGATAAAGAGTCTAAAGAGAGAATAATAGAATTTGTTTTTTGAGCAATATCTATTGATAGTGCAGTTTTTCCTGAGGCAGTTGAGCCAATAATTGCAATTTCTTTCATAAAAAAATTGTATCAAAATTTTACTCTTATTTTGATATACTTTCGCCCATGGAAAATATAAAACGAATTTTAAACAATTTTAATGAACTAGTTATGTTCAAACACTCAATTTTTGCTTTACCTTTTATCTTTATTGCTATGATTGTTTCATCAGTTGAAGTAAATGGTAGTGCGTGGTTTGGCTTTAAATTACTTATTTTAGGTGTATTAGCCGCTGTTAGTGCAAGAAATTTTGCAATGGGTTTCAATAGATATATGGATAGAGATATTGATGCTTTAAATCCAAGAACAATAAATAGACCAAATGTAGATGGAAGAGTAACTCCTACTCAAATGCTAGTTTTTGTTATTTTGAATGCTTTAGCTTTTATAGTGGTGGCATATTTTGTAAATGACTTGGCATTTTATCTTTCAATACCTATTTTATTTGTTATAGGTTCATATTCTTATTTTAAAAGATTCTCTTATCTAGCTCACATAATACTTGGTATCTCTTTAGGTTTAGCTCCAATTGCAGGAGTTGTAGCAATTAGTGAAACTATAACTTTATGGTCAGTTTTATTAAGTATCGGTGTTATGTTTTGGGTTGCAGGCTTTGACTTATTGTATTCTTTACAAGATATTGAAGTTGATAAAAAGTTAGGATTACACTCAATACCTAGTAAATTTGGTGCAAAAAAGACAATGCTTATCTCAAAAATGTTTCACTTATGTACTGTTTTGTTTTGGTTTTTATTTGTTATTACTTCAACTAGTGGAATCTTTGCTTATTTAGCTGTAATAGTTGCAGCAGTTATGCTTACATATGAACATATTTTAGTAAATAGAGACTTCACAAAAATCGATAAAGCTTTTTTTACAGTTAACGGATATCTGGGGATTGTATTTTTCTTCTTGATACTTATTGACTCATTTTGAGACAAAGTTTAATCAACATTTAAAAATAACTTAAAAACTTTTTAGTTGTATTTCAATATAATATTGAAATCAATTAAAAAGGCCTTTTTATGAGCAATAAACTAAAAGAAGTAACATATCTAACAAAAAAAGATTTAAAAAAACTAGATATCGTTTTACCTGGCAAGTATACAAACACTTTTGAAAATATTGCAAAGGTTTTAGAAGTTGATTTAGAGGACAAACAGATTGTAATAAAAGACTTAAGTAGCGATATTGACCACTTAAATAATATTGTTGACCAAACAAGTAAAAATTTAAATCAAATACAAAAATCTACTGAAGATGCCCAACAAGCAATAAAAGATAAAAATGAAAAGACTCTAGAAGAGATAAGTAAAGAGTTAAAAAAGATGAAAGAAGAGATTGCTTTTTTACAAAAACAACTTTTCTCAGATCCTTTAACTGGAGCACTAAACAGAAAATGGTTAAATGAAACATACCTAAAAGATGATTGTTTTCAAAATGATGGATTTATTGCTTTTTTAGATTTAAATGATTTCAAAAAAATAAATGACACTTATGGTCATCTTGTAGGTGACCAAGTTTTAAAATATCTAGTTAAGTTTTTAAAAAAAGAGTTAACTTTCCCTGGTGTCGATATAGTAAGATATGCAGGAGATGAATTCTTACTTTTATTTAATAGAAGTAAAGTAACCATTCCTAATATAAATAGAGTGGTAAATGAACTACAAATAAAACTAGCAAAACAAAATCTAAAATCCTCAAAAATAGATAGCTTGCACTTCTCTTTTGCCTATGGTTTGACAACTTTCAAACATGGTGATACTTTTGATGAAATACTAGAGATAGTAGATGAATTGATGTATAAAAATAAACAAGAAGCAAAATAAAACGATAATCTTAAACTTAACTTAATCTTAAGTTCCTACTTATACAAAACTATTAAGAAAAATGTATTAAAAAATTATATATAGTTGAATTAACGGTAATTCTAGGTACTACTTGACAAAACAATATATATTGTTTATAATGGTAATAAAATATAGAGAAAGGATATAATTATGAGTATTTATAAATTAAAACTAGATGCAAATATGCAAACAAGTAAAAAAGCAAGTTTTACAAATCTCTCAATTTACCTTGGAATAATTTTAGCAGCAGCAGTAATTTTTGCTTTTATCTAACTCTAGAGTCTAAACTAAGTAGAATTCAGAGTAGTTTAAACATAGTGTGTGTAAAATTCGCACTCTAAAGTGTATTTACACACAAGCGCGTCTGTGGCTCAACTGGATAGAGCGCCGGGTTTCGGCCCCGGTGGTTGTGGGTTCGAATCCTACCAGGCGTGCCATTTAGAAGCTCGATATAATGAACTCTGTAGAGTTTTTATATCGGGCTTTATTATTTTAATAAAATTTAAATTCCAACCTATTTCCAACTATTACTCAAAAGATAAATGTTTATTTGAAAGATTTCTACCTTCCCATAACATAGAAAGAAAATATTGATACCGTTTAGAAATAAAATCTATTTCTATATCAAATAGTTCTTCAATAAAAATAATAGCATTAGTTCTGTTTCTTTCTATAATACCATGCTGAACTTTGTCTTTTAGTAATTCAATTCTATAATTTCTAATTGCTTGTATTAAAGAATTTCTATCTATATTTTTTAAATCAACAGTTTCACTCTGGAAAGCTCGATACATTAATATAAGTTCTGCTTGATAATTAGAAATTGATTTTTTAGATTTTTCAACAATTCTATATCTTATCGAATTAGAGATCAATTCATCTTCTATATATATATTATGAGATGGTTCTTCACTCTCTTTGAATAAAAAATACAATGCATTTTCATCAATTGTTGCTAACTTTTCTAATAATGTTCCTATGGCATTTCTTGATTTCCATCCACTTATTGTAGATTGTTGAGTATTTAATACTGTAGCTAATTCTGTTGTATTTTTTACATTGAAATACAATATTAATTTTTCAATAAGCTTGCCTGCATTCATAATTAACCTTTTTTTATGATAATTTATTGAAATATACAATAATAATGATAAAAAATAAAGAAAATATTTAGAAAGTAAATAAAAAGTATTGACATATATTGAAATATTTGATATTATCTTGATTAATTATTTATTATCTAAATATTTATTTAATAAATAATGATTATATTTAAATATGAAAGGAATAAAATGAGTTGTACATATAATTATAAATATGAGAAAAGTGATATTTATATGGATATATACAAAAATCCAGATGAAAAATGGAAAGATATAATTGTAAATAATCCAGAAATGCGTAATAGAATAACTGTCAATGAACTAGAATTATCATCTATACTTGGACAAGGAGCATCAGTCTCAACATTAAGTACTTTACGTAGTGCAGGGAAACAGTATATTGAATATATACAAATAAAAAAAAGATCAAGAGTACTTTATCCATTAATTAATATATGTGAATTTACAACTGAGATGAAAATTGCGAATAAACATGATTGGCTTGTAAGACAGATTAAAAAATCTGACTATTTAGAGTTAAATAGTAATATAATAAATCAAAATACTATTGCAAAAATATTAGGTGTTAAGCCAGGAACAATAATAGAGTATAGAAAAGAAGGATTATTTATTGAACCTATAAAAGTAAAAGGAACGTTATTTTTAATAGACAATTTAGTTAGCTGGGTATTAAAAAATTCAATTAAGTGCGTGTAAAGAGTGTATATTGAAAGATCTAGAATTAAAATTAAAATTAACGAATGAGAGTCAAAAAAAAATGATTAATTGGTTCTCAAGACAAAATGAAGAAATAAAACTAAAAATATTTGAAGAAAAGAGAAATCATTTTTTTAAACTGAAACAAGATATCAATGAAAAAAATGAAATAGTTGATTACATGTCTTTTATTTTAGCCGTAAAAGTTATCCATGAAAAGCTTGATTATCTGAATAAAAAAAATAAAAGCAAATCATTAAATGAAATTACCCACATCACTAATCTTGAATTGAAATCATTTAAGAAAGTATCAAAAAAAGAAAAGTATGATGCAATTGTGGATAGGTTTTCAATTATAGATAAGTTGAGAGAAGAGAGTTACAGCTGGAGAGATATTTCGCTGATTTTTAAAACTAAATATAGACAAGATGTCTCACATCAATACATAAAAAATGTATATGAGGAGTTAAAGGATGGACAATAATTCAGTATTATATGGAATTATCTATATAATCACATTAATAATAAGTGTAGTGATAATTAAAAATAATATAAAGAGAATCTTTATTAGTTTTCTTGTTCAAGAAAGAAAAAAAATCAAAAAAAGTATAGATGAAATATTACTTGTGCACAACAATGATATTGAGAATCTTAGTAGAAAATTGCACTTAAGTAGAGATCAATTAAAACGAATAGATCTAACTTTGCATCCTTTAAAAGACACTACAGAAACGATTATGAATGATCTTCATGGCATTTCACTACTTACAGTTGCCATAAAAAACACACTTGATGAAAGAAAAAAACTTGAAGAAAAAATAAAAGTTTTGAAAAAAGAGAATACAAGATTAAGAGAAAATATTAGAGAAATGGAACTAAGATTATAAAGGGGGATTTAACACTCCCTAATTAAAGACCATTAAATATTCAGTAGCCAATAGATTATGAAATTGTAACATAGTCTATCTTAGTGGAACGATTTGTTCCAAATATTACAGGTTGTGGAACAGTCAGCATCTAGCCAAATTTTAAAGCTTTATTCAAAGATTAATATAAAAAAGTTTATGGAATGTTAGAATATTTATATTACTTTAATTTAAGTTGTTTAATAGTACCGGTTTTGAAAACCGGCGAGGTTCACGCCTCCGAGAGTTCGAATCTCTTGCTCTCTGCCACTTTTTCTAAAATCAATCAAATTTTTTAACTTCAAATCAATTTTTAATCAATACCTTTTTATATTTTTTGACACAAATTTGACTTGCTATTTTGACCTGAATTTGTCATAGAAATCTATTGGAATTACTGATAGAAAGCATGATTGTTCTATAAGTCACTATCAATACTTTGGAAAAAGTTTTCGATTTATTCAACCAAATTATGCTGGAAAAAATATGTTGTACACTTTAGACAAATAAATAAAACTGAAGGTTAAGGAAGAATAATATTAGAAGATGGATAACAAGTATCATATCAGATTGGTCTGGAATAAAAAGATCCACAAGCCAAATACATAACTGCTTTATTGTATAGATTTTTTATAAATAATAAATTAAACACTTATTTGATATTATCTTTCAGCTTTTAATAATATATTTGAATAGTTTTAGAATTTTAAAATATTATTATAAAACTATTGAAAGTTAAACTTCTTGCTAAATTTATTATTTGAGCCTTTGTTGACATAGTCATTATTAATGAATTTATATAAAATTTAATCTTGGATAATTCAATGTACAAAATTGATTTAAATGAAGCTCTCTATAAATCTTTAAAAGAAGATTATAAAAAGCATAAAGAAAACAAACAATATCAGTCTCAACTACAGTGTGGATTTGATTATATGGAAGCTTTGATTAAACTTTTTGGGACTCTATCCATTTCAGTGATAAAAGATATAGACAATGATTTATTTGAGGAGTTATTTAGTAAAAACTTTAAACTTTGCCCATCTTTAGGTGACTTCAAAAGTTTAACTACTACACCATTTTCTAAAAATAGTAAAAAGATAATAAATAAAAAAGAACTTAATAAAATATATAGTTTTTTAGATAAGCTTTTTTATGAAAAAGTATCTTTAGAATTAATAGATATGAATTTGTTATATGAAGGTAAAATTAAAACTAAAACTATCAATTCAACAATCATTTTATTAAATGAATACGTTGTTAGTTTTAGAAATAAACTAAAAGGACATGGTGCTTCATTTAAAAATGAAGATACTAAGCAAATAAATGCAATTTTAGAATCTTTAGACAAGCTTTTAAATCATTTAGAATCAAAATATGAAGAAATTTTAAAAGAAATAGATTTTTATTTAATAGAGGATATTAAACAGTTAAAAATATACCATACAAATTCTAATACTACTTGTGAACTTTTACCTATAGTTTCATATGTTAAGTGTGAGAAGCTATCTTGTAGTTTAGATCCTAAAGTTAAATTATTCTTTTATAATGATGGAAAAGAATCTAAATCCCACTATTTAGATTATAGTTATAACCATTATTATCAAATAACCTCAAAAAATGAAATATATGAAAATTTAACTAAATTACAAGAAGAGATTCTTCAACATTCAAGTTCAGATATACAAAGACAATCACATTTACTATCACATTTTGTTGGACGTGAAGAGGAACTTAAGCTAGCAAAAGAACATATATTAAAATCTATTAATAATAGAAACTCATCGTTTATAAGTATAATGGGAGAGCCAGGAATTGGAAAATCAGCATTCTTAAGTCAACTACAACAAATTATAATTGAAGATGAGAATCTTCAAAATGAAATTAATACTTATACTTTTTTTGCTCAAAAGAATAAAATGGGTGGAAATACAGAAGAAGATAAATATATATGGAACAAACTAAGTTCATATTTTAATAATCATGGTGTAAGTATAAAACAAGAGGGTGAATTTAGTTTAATTAAAAATCTTGAAACATTATTTCAAGCATATGAAAATGACACTAAAACTAAACCCCTAATTTTAATAATTGATGGATTAGATGAGTTCTCAAATCCAGAAGATATAATTAGAAAAATACCATTAAATTTTAATTCAAAAATTCAATTAATATACTCTTCAAGACCATATTCGAATATTAAAAAGATAATAAGTTCTATATTATCAACATGTGAATCTTTAAATATATTAAACCAAGATAATCTTATTAAAGAAGGGAGTTCATTTATTATAGGTAGACTGAAGGATGATGATGTAAAAGAGCTTTTATCAAGAGTTTTACCTAAGAAAGAATTTCCTATAGAGTCTGATGATTATATTGAAGTGACTAATACAATAATTGAAAAGTCAGAATCAGTACCACTGTATATTCACTACATTACACAGTTATTTAAAGAAAAAAATATTTCTCATAATGAAAACATTGTATATGAAATAAAACAATGGGCAAAAAAACTTCCTCCAAAACTGGCAAACTTTTATATACAAACCTTTAAAGAAATTAAACCTTTATCAAGGTCTATTCTTCAAGTGGTAATGCTCTCATACTCAAATATTAGTAAAGAAGATTTATATACAATTTTAAAAGCCACAGAACCTAACAGATTTAATGACTTAGATGAAACATCTTTTATAGAAAATCATTTTAATGAAATTGAGATATTTTTAAGTATAGATAATGAATCTAAATATAGTTTCTATCACTTGTCAGTTAAAGAACAACTAGTTGAATATTTTAAAGATATTAATCAAGCATTTTCTTTTAATAAAGAAAAATTAGACTCGATAATGTATCAAGCACATATAGATTTTTATTCAAATAAAATTGATGATATTTTATACATAAAGAAAAACTCAGATTTGTACAATTTTTTAGAATCTTTATCTAAAAATATTAATAAAGATAATATTTCAAGTTATTATAAAGATAACTATTTTCATATTTTAAATACCC is a window of Halarcobacter sp. DNA encoding:
- the miaA gene encoding tRNA (adenosine(37)-N6)-dimethylallyltransferase MiaA, producing the protein MKEIAIIGSTASGKTALSIDIAQKTNSIILSLDSLSVYKEIDIASAKPTKEERGDIKHFGIDEVYPNENFDVIQFIQTYKDAKEYAKNNNNNLIIVGGTGFYLKALIEGLSTGIEKEFPLESSEQETYEMLYNLDKEYMEKISSNDSYRIRKAFSIYKQSGMAPSKYFELNPKEPVAKDLKIFEIVWDREKLRERIALRTNQMIKDGVIDEVIYLEGKYTREPNCMSSIGIIETLDYLDGKLNKKELEEKISLNTAKLAKRQNTFNKGQFKEKTSNFIENLNSEILKFF
- the mqnP gene encoding menaquinone biosynthesis prenyltransferase MqnP; protein product: MENIKRILNNFNELVMFKHSIFALPFIFIAMIVSSVEVNGSAWFGFKLLILGVLAAVSARNFAMGFNRYMDRDIDALNPRTINRPNVDGRVTPTQMLVFVILNALAFIVVAYFVNDLAFYLSIPILFVIGSYSYFKRFSYLAHIILGISLGLAPIAGVVAISETITLWSVLLSIGVMFWVAGFDLLYSLQDIEVDKKLGLHSIPSKFGAKKTMLISKMFHLCTVLFWFLFVITSTSGIFAYLAVIVAAVMLTYEHILVNRDFTKIDKAFFTVNGYLGIVFFFLILIDSF
- a CDS encoding diguanylate cyclase domain-containing protein: MSNKLKEVTYLTKKDLKKLDIVLPGKYTNTFENIAKVLEVDLEDKQIVIKDLSSDIDHLNNIVDQTSKNLNQIQKSTEDAQQAIKDKNEKTLEEISKELKKMKEEIAFLQKQLFSDPLTGALNRKWLNETYLKDDCFQNDGFIAFLDLNDFKKINDTYGHLVGDQVLKYLVKFLKKELTFPGVDIVRYAGDEFLLLFNRSKVTIPNINRVVNELQIKLAKQNLKSSKIDSLHFSFAYGLTTFKHGDTFDEILEIVDELMYKNKQEAK